Below is a window of Deltaproteobacteria bacterium DNA.
AGGAGCTGGAGGGCCAAACCAAGTGACAGCAAAAAGCCGGGCGCACGCATGGCAAGACGCGAGGAGGGCGAATAGCAAGCTATTTAACCGACGAGCAACGCAGCCAGGTGGGATGGAACTGCCTGCCGGCAGGCAGTTCGGCACATCAAAATGTGAAGTTATTTTTGAGCGAGCCCTAACTTGAGAACCAGTTGTGGTATGCGCATGAGCATGGGAAGAGGACGAGGTATGGCCAGCGGTCGGCGGGGCATGGGTCGCGGCACGCATCGGCGTGTGACCGTAGCGAAGCGATCGCAAAAGGGAACGGCCGGCACGCTCCCTCCAGGTCGTTCCCCGCTCGCGCCCGGCACACCGCAAAAAATTTATGGGCAAGTCAGTGCGGAAAAAGAGCTTGCAACACTTAAGGCCCAGGCGAGGACCATGGAAGATCAACTCCTGGTCATAAGAGCGCGCATCACCGAGTTGGATAGAGGTCGCGCCATTTCCCCGGTCGTCGCAGTTGTGGACCGAGACAAGTGTATTGCGTGCGGTATCTGTCAGGAAATCTGCCCAACCGGCGCTATCTCCATTGATGAGATTGCCCGGATTGATCCCATGAAGTGTATGGGCTGTGGCGAATGCGTCGCCCAGTGTCCAGAGGAGGCAATCTACTTGCAAAAAGCATAAAAAGGAGCAATAAAAATGCCCCCAGAAAATACCTGGCAGGGGCAACATCTATTTGTAGCCGTTCAGGGGTTTAACGGTTCAGGGATTCAGGGTTCATCGAACGGATCTTGAGACCTTATCACCCCATGGTCTACAAGCAGGCCCTCCGGCCCGGATGGCCAACGCAAAAAAGGTAACCCTGAACGGTGAACTCTAAACCCGCGAACGCTTATATTTATTTAGACACAAAAAGGAGATTGTTGAATGAATGAAGTAAAGCTGCTTGAGGAAAGGATAGGCGGTCGCTGGACAGGGATCGTAATCCACCGTGACGGTTCACCGAAAGAAAATTTGGCCAAAAAGCCTATGCGCCTGTGTGAAGCAATAAAGGAGTCAATAACCAGGCCAATAGTCTTGACACGACATCTCGTCAACTGTCCCGGCGCACGCCGAAGCCTCGGCTGGACGACTAAAGAAGATGACAACATAGCAGGCAAAATGGCCGAGACGACAGGGATCAAGCCCGATATTGCACAGAAGGTCATCGCCAATACACCACGTCTTAACGGCAAAATTACCGCTGTATTGATAGGCAGAAACAAGTCTCCTG
It encodes the following:
- a CDS encoding 4Fe-4S binding protein codes for the protein MEDQLLVIRARITELDRGRAISPVVAVVDRDKCIACGICQEICPTGAISIDEIARIDPMKCMGCGECVAQCPEEAIYLQKA
- a CDS encoding DUF169 domain-containing protein, with amino-acid sequence MNEVKLLEERIGGRWTGIVIHRDGSPKENLAKKPMRLCEAIKESITRPIVLTRHLVNCPGARRSLGWTTKEDDNIAGKMAETTGIKPDIAQKVIANTPRLNGKITAVLIGRNKSPDIVIAYAQPETVMRLVRRWQEVYGTDLDLEASSVMAVCGSVAVRAYTTGRICLSFGCPDSREYGAIGRDRLVIGMPGHLIRNLF